In Lepus europaeus isolate LE1 chromosome 19, mLepTim1.pri, whole genome shotgun sequence, the genomic window GCCGAGTTGGGCTTCTTGGGCTTGCGGATGAACGTGCGCAGGACCACGCCCTTGAGCTGCGGCCGGCCCGCGGTGGGGCCTGGGCGCGGAGGAGGCCGCTTGGGAGGCCCCAGGCGGTGCATCTGGTTCAGCGTGGCCATGCCCCggctggcccagagctgggggaCCAGGGAGAGGCCTGGAGAGAGAACCGCAGGCAGGGAGCGGTTAGTATCCCAGCAGATAAAAGGATCCACCAGGTGATTCTGGTGTCCTGGGCGTTGTTCTGGGTCCCTGGTGACGCCAGCATTCATTGCACCACCACCGCCACGCGGCGGGTTCTGCTTTAAGCATTTTACATGAattcattttattcttcaaaaaaGGCAGGTTTAATGCTGGTTCGAAATAAAAGGGCGGGTGCCGTGGCGCGgctggctaagctgctgcctgggacagagTGCTGCTCGGCTCCCAGCTCCAACTTCCCGCTGACACACACTgtgccaggcagcaggtgatggcgccagggctgggttcctgccgcccaactcctgactttggcctggcccaggcccagctgggtcAGGCatcggggagtggaccagtggatccctgtgtctttcaaataaaaaataaggaaaactggATTCTAACAGACATTCACCAGGCATCTACTGTGGCTTGTCCCCAGTAACGGACACTTGGCAGTGACCCAGGTGGCCTTGGGCCCTGTCCATCTCCTACTCCTGTGTCCCTAGCACAGATGCCCTGAGCACCCCGACTTCACAGTCCCCTCCTAACCCAGGGCAGCCGCTGGCCCTGCTGTCCGTTCCCATGTCTTTTCTAACATTTCATaagttctgcttttttaaaaattacttatttttaaaaattcatattatttcaAAGACGAGGATCTTTCgtcgctggcccactccccacaaagctgcaacagccagggctgggccaggctggagccctgtagcctggagctcaatctggtcttccatgtgggcagcagggaccaagCCCCGGAGCCATACCAAGCCGGGATACAAGCAGCCTCAGCGCTACGCAGAACACCTGCCTCCAGTCTCCAGTCCGGAGCCACAGCAGAATTCTCAGTCTGCGGAGGACCCTGTCTCCCTCCTGGGGACCTGCGTCCGTGAGGCCCCCGGGCACCCCAGGCTCGTCCCGCAAACAGAAGGTGCTTAAATCTAAGGCCTCACACAGGGCAGGCCCACAGGGAGCGCTCGATGTCCGCGTGAGACCTAAGAGCACATAGGCTTGGAGAAATGACACCGCCCAGGGCCGCTCGGGGATGGAGACCCCGAGAAATGCCAGCTCGTCCCTGCGTACTGACGCAAACGACGTCACCAGGCGACACCACCCCCGGCACCAGCACCGCACACCGGGCCGCTCCTCGCCTGCAAGGTCCTGATGCGGGGCGCCGCTGGAATCGACCCAAACGGCCCCAAACGCAGAGCGGCCCTGCGGGCAGCCCGGGGCCGTCCAGCCCGGCCCACCCTCCCCTCCGATCCAAGCCCTGGCTCCCGCGGGGCCCCGGCACAGGCACGTGCGCTCCCGAGGGGCCAGCCCTCCTCCCGCCTCGTCCTCGCCCGAGACCCCCACTCACCGCGACGGACGGACGTGTGGAGGCCACGGAGGAGTCCGGCCCAGGACATGCTGGCGGGGCCCTGCGCCAGGGGATAAGAGGCTCAGAGGGAAGCGGGAGGGGACAGGGCCCGAAGTCTTGCCATCCCGCTCTCAGGCCTCACGGGCTGAAACCGAAGGGCGTTCCggaaaagccccccccccccccagaaaggCCCTCGACAAATTCAGTCTTGCTCTTGGACAGGATCCCGGGGACCCAGCAACCGCCACCCTCACACAGCGGGAAAGGTCTGAAACCCAGGACCCGCCGACCTCAGCGACCCCAGGGAGGCCCGCGGACACGGGAACCATGCCTTCCGCCGCTGCCGGGGTTGTTCAGCAGCGATTGGTGGGCTCTGCCTTCGCGTCACTAAGGGGGCGGGACACACGCGGCGATTGGGCAGTGACAAAGTCAATCTCGGTCAACCTTCCTCATCCAAGTATTTTTGAGGTAGGGAGGGCACCCTCTTCCGGGGTCTGATTGGCTCGTCCCGAGCAGGACGGCTGTTTTGCAATTGGTTTAAACGCTGAGTGGGCGGAACGAACGGGGCGTGCCTCCTAGTACCGAGCCCAAGATGGCTGCGTCCATGGCGCGGTGGGTATGGTCTTTGCTGTCTCCTCGAGGGCTCCGGCTCCGGGGAGGCTGCGTGTGCAGCCAGAGCCCACGGAGAAGTTTCGCTACAGAGAGACGAGACCGGAACCTCCTGTACGAGCACGCGCGCGAAGGCTACAGCGCTCTCCCTCAGCTGGACATAGAGCCCCTGTGCGCATGCCCGGAAGAGGCCGCGCGCGCCCTGGAACTCCGCAAGGGGGAGCTGCGGCCGGCCGACCTGCCGGAGATCGTGAGTGCGCCTGCCCGGGCCGCGGGCCGCGGGCCGCGCCCGAGCTGCGGGGTGGTCTTAGGCGGGAATGGCACTTCCTCCCCAAGTTTAGCCGAAGTTTTGTGCGTGGCACCCACTCGTGTGCCAGTCTCCGCCGCGTACTGTGCCAGGATGCCTGCCGTGTCCCAGACGCCCCCGCGCGCCTCCTGGGCCGTGCGCGGTGTGTACCCGCCCTGGGCTCTGCCACATGCCAGCTCCCTCCTGAGGCCACAAAGAAACGGAGACGatggggcctggggcggggcccggggtgcTGGAGCTCTTGCCTGGGGAGAGTGACAGGGTTCTGCACAGGTAGCACGCTGTTGAAGGGAATGAGTGAATTAAATGAATGACTGCTGAATGATATCCAAGGAGCATCTGCTGTGTGTCAGTGTTTCAGGCATTGAGAATGATAACTTCACGTCCGTGCTACGACGTGCTAGGGAGTCACCTAGCATGGAACAGGTGTCGCCCTCTGTCCCTGAGTGTGTTGGGATCCCTGggtctccccagccctcccctggaCTTCGTACACTTTCGCCT contains:
- the MRPS12 gene encoding small ribosomal subunit protein uS12m — encoded protein: MVPVSAGLPGVAEGPASMSWAGLLRGLHTSVRRGLSLVPQLWASRGMATLNQMHRLGPPKRPPPRPGPTAGRPQLKGVVLRTFIRKPKKPNSANRKCCRVRLSTGREAVCFIPGEGHNLQEHHVVLVEGGRTQDLPGVKLKVVRGKYDCGHVQKKK